A region of Paenibacillus thiaminolyticus DNA encodes the following proteins:
- the galE gene encoding UDP-glucose 4-epimerase GalE, with the protein MAVLVTGGAGYIGSHTVAELLDRGEEVVVVDSLETGHADAVLGGTLHVGDIRDKAFLEGVFQQHKFDAVIHFAAYSLVGESMSNPAKYYDNNVHGTLVLLEVMQQFGVKRIVFSSTAATYGEPERTPIEETFATNPTNVYGETKLTMERMMRWFDEVHGIRYVSLRYFNAAGAHESGRIGEDHQPETHLVPIVLETALGKRSEIAVFGSDYPTHDGTCIRDYIHVSDLADAHLLAVGYLRKDGASEIFNLGSGNGFSVLEVIRTAQRVTGLTIPTALRDRRAGDPAVLIASAGKAKAVLGWQPKRDNMEMIIESAWRWHQAHPDGYAK; encoded by the coding sequence ATGGCAGTACTGGTTACAGGCGGGGCAGGTTATATTGGCTCCCATACGGTGGCGGAATTGCTGGATCGCGGCGAAGAGGTCGTCGTCGTCGATTCATTGGAGACGGGTCATGCGGACGCGGTTCTCGGCGGCACGCTCCATGTCGGGGATATTCGAGATAAGGCCTTCTTGGAAGGCGTGTTCCAACAGCATAAGTTCGATGCGGTCATTCATTTCGCCGCGTACTCGCTCGTCGGAGAGAGCATGAGCAATCCGGCCAAATATTATGATAACAATGTGCACGGCACGCTGGTGCTGCTGGAGGTGATGCAGCAGTTCGGCGTGAAGCGGATTGTCTTTTCTTCCACGGCCGCCACGTATGGCGAGCCCGAACGGACGCCAATCGAGGAGACCTTCGCGACGAATCCGACGAATGTGTACGGAGAGACGAAGCTGACGATGGAGCGCATGATGCGCTGGTTCGACGAGGTGCATGGCATCCGCTACGTCTCGCTGCGCTACTTCAATGCCGCTGGCGCACATGAGAGCGGACGCATCGGGGAAGACCACCAGCCGGAGACGCATCTCGTGCCGATTGTGCTGGAGACGGCCCTGGGCAAGCGCAGTGAGATTGCGGTCTTCGGCAGCGATTATCCGACGCATGACGGCACATGTATTCGCGACTATATTCACGTCAGCGATTTGGCGGACGCGCATTTGCTTGCTGTCGGCTATTTGCGCAAGGACGGGGCGAGCGAGATTTTCAATCTGGGCAGCGGCAACGGCTTCTCGGTTCTCGAGGTGATCCGGACGGCGCAGCGGGTGACCGGTCTGACGATTCCGACGGCGCTGCGCGATCGCCGGGCAGGCGATCCGGCAGTCTTGATCGCGTCCGCCGGCAAGGCGAAGGCCGTGCTCGGCTGGCAGCCGAAGCGGGATAATATGGAGATGATTATTGAGAGCGCCTGGCGCTGGCATCAGGCTCATCCGGACGGATACGCCAAATAG
- a CDS encoding UDP-glucose--hexose-1-phosphate uridylyltransferase — MANDQRAGKAASEQLDEGRTALRPDAPTLPDGWRTAERTDTARMAELIEKLVRYARNRNMLGTLDMTYARNQLLELFRLDEPCEGYLAPEWSGVPDEPQELLEALLDMAAASGLLPDNTTTWRDLLDAKVMGLLMPRPSETEARFRKLWAEQGIAAATDDFYALNKDSNYIRMDRIRKNEYWLHPSEFGEMEMTINLSKPEKTPQEIAQAGQAAAADYPKCLLCADNVGYAGRVNHPARQNLRIIPLELNGEAWFFQYSPYVYYNEHSIVFRREHVPMKLTRDTFARLLAFTEQFPHYFIGSNADLPIVGGSILSHDHFQAGRHTFPIEKAPTGQAHVHAAHPGVRVGVVDWPMSVLRLTADDREALLNTADDLYRFWQGYSDEQAGILAWTEGPGGQTRHNTVTPIVRRRGERYEMDLVLRNNRTDETHPEGIFHPHRHLHHIKKENIGLIEVMGLAILPGRLLAETGAIARLLAGREDREAERASLTDQDPLKPHAAWIDELVGRYGTRLDEAEANRVIRHDIGCKFAEILGHAGVFKRDRAGREACARFLAQAGFKAQG, encoded by the coding sequence ATGGCGAACGATCAACGAGCAGGGAAGGCAGCATCGGAGCAACTGGATGAAGGACGCACGGCACTACGGCCGGATGCGCCGACGCTTCCGGATGGATGGCGAACGGCAGAACGTACGGATACGGCGCGCATGGCGGAGCTGATCGAGAAGCTGGTTCGCTACGCGCGGAACCGGAATATGCTCGGAACGTTGGACATGACGTATGCGCGCAATCAGTTGCTGGAGCTGTTCCGGTTAGACGAGCCATGTGAAGGATATTTGGCCCCGGAGTGGAGCGGTGTTCCGGATGAACCGCAGGAGCTGCTGGAGGCGCTGCTGGATATGGCGGCCGCAAGCGGACTGCTGCCGGACAATACGACGACCTGGCGGGATCTGCTGGACGCCAAGGTGATGGGGTTGCTTATGCCGCGCCCGTCGGAGACGGAGGCCCGGTTCCGGAAGCTGTGGGCCGAGCAGGGGATTGCCGCCGCGACGGACGACTTCTATGCCTTGAACAAGGACAGCAATTATATACGGATGGATCGCATTCGGAAAAATGAGTATTGGCTGCATCCGAGCGAATTCGGCGAGATGGAGATGACGATCAACCTGTCCAAGCCGGAGAAGACGCCCCAGGAGATCGCTCAGGCCGGGCAGGCCGCGGCCGCCGATTATCCGAAATGTCTGCTGTGCGCGGACAATGTCGGCTATGCGGGCCGGGTCAATCATCCGGCGCGCCAAAATTTGCGGATTATTCCGCTGGAACTGAACGGTGAAGCATGGTTTTTCCAATACTCTCCTTATGTTTACTATAATGAGCACAGCATCGTGTTCCGAAGAGAGCATGTGCCGATGAAGCTGACCCGGGACACGTTCGCGCGGCTGCTGGCGTTCACCGAGCAGTTCCCGCATTATTTCATCGGCTCGAACGCCGACCTTCCGATCGTGGGCGGATCGATTCTGAGCCATGATCATTTCCAGGCGGGGCGGCATACGTTCCCGATCGAGAAGGCGCCGACAGGACAAGCGCATGTTCATGCGGCGCATCCGGGTGTCCGCGTCGGGGTGGTCGACTGGCCGATGTCCGTTCTCCGCCTGACGGCGGACGATCGCGAAGCGCTGCTGAATACTGCCGACGATCTGTACCGGTTCTGGCAAGGCTACAGTGATGAGCAAGCCGGGATCCTCGCCTGGACGGAAGGCCCCGGCGGACAGACGCGGCATAATACGGTTACGCCAATCGTCCGCCGCCGGGGGGAGCGGTATGAGATGGATCTCGTACTGCGCAATAACCGGACGGATGAGACGCATCCGGAAGGCATTTTCCATCCGCATCGCCATCTTCATCATATCAAGAAAGAAAATATCGGTCTGATTGAAGTCATGGGATTGGCGATTCTTCCCGGACGGCTGCTGGCGGAGACCGGAGCGATTGCCAGGCTGCTGGCCGGGCGGGAAGATCGGGAGGCGGAGCGCGCAAGCTTGACGGATCAGGATCCGCTCAAGCCGCATGCCGCATGGATTGACGAGCTGGTCGGCCGGTATGGAACCCGGCTGGACGAAGCGGAAGCGAACCGGGTGATCCGCCATGATATCGGCTGCAAGTTCGCAGAAATTCTTGGCCATGCCGGCGTCTTCAAGCGGGATCGCGCGGGGCGCGAGGCTTGCGCCCGCTTCCTCGCGCAGGCTGGGTTCAAGGCGCAGGGCTGA